GCGCGTGTCGTGCAGCAGGCGGCCAATCAGGGTGCTTTTCCCGTCATCAACGCTGCCGCAGGTCAGAAAGCGCAGCAGGCTTTTGTGCTGCTGGGCGTGCAGGTAAGCTTCCACGCCGCCTTCATCTGCAATTTGTTGTGCAATTGTGTTGTTCATGGCGGCTCCTTAGAAATAACCCTGACGTTTCTTCAGCTCCATTGAGCCTGCCTGGTCGCGGTCAATCATGCGCCCCTGCCGCTCACTGGTGGTGGAGACCAGCATCTCTTCGATGATCTCCGGCAGCGTCTGCGCGTTTGACTCGACGGCGCCGGTCAGCGGCCAGCAGCCTAACGTACGGAAGCGCACCATCTGTTTTTTGATAACCTCGCCCGGCTGCAAATCGATGCGATCGTCGTCGATCATCATCAGCATACCGTCGCGCTCCAGCACCGGGCGCTCAGCCGCCAGATACAGCGGGACGATTTCGATATTTTCCAGATAGATATACTGCCAGATATCCAGCTCGGTCCAGTTGGAGAGCGGGAAGACACGGATACTTTCGCCTTTGTTAATCTGGCCGTTGTAGTTGTGCCACAGCTCCGGGCGCTGGTTTTTCGGATCCCAGCGGTGGAAACGGTCGCGGAAGGAGTAGATGCGCTCTTTGGCGCGGGATTTTTCTTCATCACGGCGCGCGCCGCCGAAGGCCGCATCAAAACCGTATTTGTTCAGCGCCTGCTTCAGCCCTTCGGTTTTCATGATGTCCGTGTGCTTGGCGCTGCCGTGGACGAACGGGTTGATGCCCATCGCCACGCCTTCCGGGTTTTTGTGCACCAGCAGTTCACAGCCATAGGCTTTGGCCGTGCGGTCGCGAAACTCGTACATCTCACGAAATTTCCAGCCGGTGTCAACGTGCAGCAACGGAAACGGCAGGGTACCCGGATAAAACGCTTTACGCGCCAGATGCAGCATGACGCTGGAATCTTTCCCGATGGAATACATCATTACCGGGTTCGAAAATTCGGCAGCCACCTCGCGGATAATATGGATGCTTTCTGCTTCAAGTTGCCGCAGGTGGGTAAGTCGTTTTTGGTCCATAACCGTTCCTTAAGCCAGAAGAACCATCGCTCTCTGAGTTAGTTTTAAGCGTCTCTGATAGGGGGACTATAGGGGGCGGCTTAGAGTGAATGAAATTA
Above is a window of Lelliottia jeotgali DNA encoding:
- a CDS encoding Sulfate adenylyltransferase subunit 2, translated to MDQKRLTHLRQLEAESIHIIREVAAEFSNPVMMYSIGKDSSVMLHLARKAFYPGTLPFPLLHVDTGWKFREMYEFRDRTAKAYGCELLVHKNPEGVAMGINPFVHGSAKHTDIMKTEGLKQALNKYGFDAAFGGARRDEEKSRAKERIYSFRDRFHRWDPKNQRPELWHNYNGQINKGESIRVFPLSNWTELDIWQYIYLENIEIVPLYLAAERPVLERDGMLMMIDDDRIDLQPGEVIKKQMVRFRTLGCWPLTGAVESNAQTLPEIIEEMLVSTTSERQGRMIDRDQAGSMELKKRQGYF